The following proteins are co-located in the Homalodisca vitripennis isolate AUS2020 unplaced genomic scaffold, UT_GWSS_2.1 ScUCBcl_676;HRSCAF=3207, whole genome shotgun sequence genome:
- the LOC124370923 gene encoding abscisic acid and environmental stress-inducible protein-like, translating into MAVIGAVVGVKQMKGAPGLPVRVVGVAEVVITEVRAVIVVGRGSSKYGGAVTYTSSNRGGGSGGYSSSRGGYSSGQGGYSSSRGGYSSGQGGYSNNQGSYSSGQSSYSSSQGNPSGQRSKGYGQQNLYPPAPGYSTSSYGRR; encoded by the exons ATGGCAGTGATAGGAGCAGTGGTGGGGGTCAAACAAATGAAGGGGGCTCCTGGTCTACCAGTCAGAGTAGTAGGGGTGGCAGAGGTGGTGATAACAGAA GTCAGAGCAGTTATAGTAGTGGGTCGCGGCAGTAGCAAGTACGGAGGTGCTGTGACCTACACCAGTAGCAATCGAGGAGGTGGATCTGGAGGCTACTCGAGTAGTCGTGGTGGCTACTCTAGTGGTCAGGGTGGCTACTCGAGTAGTCGCGGTGGCTACTCAAGTGGTCAAGGTGGTTACTCAAATAATCAAGGCAGCTACTCTAGTGGTCAAAGCAGTTACTCTAGTAGTCAAGGCAATCCAAGTGGTCAACGTAGTAAGGGGTACGGACAACAGAATCTGTACCCTCCAGCCCCCGGCTACAGTACCAGCAGTTATGGCCGGAGATAA